A region of Dictyostelium discoideum AX4 chromosome 1 chromosome, whole genome shotgun sequence DNA encodes the following proteins:
- the sdad1 gene encoding SDA1 domain-containing protein yields MGTRILDLLQLQNLTKRDPSAYKEEFLLQYQHYLTQLQIFQLKPTKEFKHFSQLVSYLSHVCVCYPKELSEFPKQISDLLENNCNNLEPELRRILAKSLILMRNRNLLPQIQMLSLFFKLFRVHDKPLRSLLYSHIVADIKNTNLKQKNQKLNRTLQNFMFTMMNDDSEIASKMSLKVMIELFRKKIWHDTKTVNVISNGVFSKNSKILITTLNFFLHIDNPDKPDEEEEDEAVKEKRAKDNFRKKSLAHRVGKKTKGRITRLAKSKVDLKKAKQEEDNKLQPNFPAIELIHDPQGYCDKLFNVLVKTTEKFETRIMIMNFISRLIYVHKLMVYNFYPFLQKYLQPHQKNITYLLAVLAQSCHELVDPDVLKPLVMTIAKYFVNDGCGSDVIAIGLNTIRSICSRCPLAIDTVLLADLIQYREKKEKGVAMASKSLLQFFKDNYPSMLPKKERGKNKTDIGLLAFGHQKVSQGIDGLDLLMDEELNARLDAIEAGEEFESDDDSDSDSDDEGWEDVNTTTADDDNNSEWVSDDDDEEGEEDEEVEDEEDEEEVDEEELEDDEEGDWESGEEIEGDDDDDEEWEEVEEEVEEEEEEEIKPTKKKSQQKEKVEVLRTDDIKVLTDEELIRIRKLRILKEARENNKQYEDMDQDDDENGENVHGLIRPEDLQGAHKKKKEEKLERIARAKEGRDGGYGSKASRRDKTGKSTTNEYKAKVTKPFVLTLKTKKVRGKSLKSFRDKQIGQREHSARQKRGRH; encoded by the exons atgggtacAAGAATTTTAGATCTTTTACAACttcaaaatttaacaaaacGTGATCCATCTGCTTATAAAGAGgaatttttattacaatACCAACATTATTTAACACAATTACAAATCtttcaattaaaaccaactaaagaatttaaacatttttctCAATTAGTTAGTTATTTAAGTCAT gTTTGTGTATGTTATCCAAAAGAATTATCAGAATTTCCAAAACAAATTTCAGatttattagaaaataattgtaataatttagaaCCAGAATTAAGAAGAATTTTAGcaaaaagtttaattttaatgagaAATCGTAATTTATTACcacaaattcaaatgttatcattatttttcaaattatttagagTTCATGATAAACCACTTCgttcattattatattcaCATATTGTTgctgatattaaaaatacaaatttaaaacaaaagaatcaaaaattaaatagaaCACTTCAAAATTTCATGTTTACAATGATGAATGATGATTCTGAAATTGCTTCAAAAATGTCATTAAAAGTTATGATAgaattatttagaaaaaagatttg GCACGATACAAAGACTGTTAATGTTATTTCAAATGgtgtattttcaaaaaattcaaagattttaattacaacattaaatttctttttacaTATTGATAATCCAGATAAACCAGATGAAGAGGAAGAGGATGAAGCAGTGAAAGAGAAGAGAGCAAAGGATAACTTTAGAAAGAAATCATTGGCACATCGTGTTGGTAAAAAGACAAAGGGTAGAATAACACGTTTAGCAAAGAGTAAAGTTGATTTAAAGAAAGCCAAACAAGAGGAGGACAATAAGTTGCAACCAAATTTCCCAGCAATTGAGTTGATTCACGACCCACAAGGATACTGtgataaattattcaatGTATTGGTAAAGACAACTGAAAAGTTTGAGACTAGAATtatgataatgaattttatATCACGTTTAATTTACGTTCATAAATTGATGGTTTACAATTTCTATCCATTCcttcaaaaatatttacaacCACATCAAAAGAATATCACATATCTATTGGCAGTGTTGGCACAGTCATGTCATGAATTGGTTGATCCGGATGTATTGAAACCATTGGTTATGACAATCGCCAAATATTTCGTTAATGATGGTTGTGGTTCCGATGTTATTGCAATTGGGTTAAATACAATTCGTTCAATTTGTTCACGTTGTCCATTAGCAATTGATACAGTGCTTTTAGCTGATCTCATTCAGTATagagaaaagaaagaaaaaggtGTTGCCATGGCAAGTAAAAGTTTACTTCAATTCTTTAAAGATAATTATCCATCAATGTTACCAAAGAAAGAAAgaggtaaaaataaaactgatATTGGTTTATTAGCTTTTGGTCATCAAAAAGTTAGTCAAGGTATTGACggtttagatttattaatgGATGAAGAATTAAATGCAAGATTAGACGCAATTGAAGCTGGTGAAGAATTTGAATCTGATGATGATTCTGATTCTGATTCTGATGATGAAGGTTGGGAAGATGTTAATACTACTACtgctgatgatgataataattctgAATGGGtttctgatgatgatgatgaagaaggtGAAGAGGATGAAGAGGTTgaggatgaagaagatgaagaagaagtagatgaagaagaattgGAAGATGACGAAGAAGGAGATTGGGAATCAGGTGAAGAAATTGAAggtgatgacgatgatgatgaagaatgGGAAGAAGTTGAGGAAGaagttgaagaagaagaagaagaagaaattaaaccAACAAAGAAGAAAtcacaacaaaaagaaaaagttgaaGTTTTAAGAACTGATGATATTAAAGTTTTAACAgatgaagaattaattagaattagaaaattaagaatattaaaagaagctagagaaaataataaacaatatgaAGATATGGatcaagatgatgatgaaaatggtgaaaatGTTCATGGTTTAATTAGACCAGAAGATTTACAAGGTGCTCataaaaagaagaaagaagAGAAATTGGAAAGAATTGCAAGAGCAAAGGAGGGTAGAGATGGTGGTTATGGTAGTAAAGCAAGTAGAAGAGATAAAACTGGTAAATCCACTACAAATGAATACAAAGCAAAAGTCACCAAACCATTCGTTCTCACTCTCAAAACTAAAAAAGTTAGAGGAAAATCACTTAAATCATTTAGAGATAAACAAATTGGTCAAAGAGAACATTCTGCCAGACAAAAAAGAGGTAGacattaa